CGTTTAAGTTGATTTCATCAAAGTTTGGATTTTTCTCTTTTATTAAATTGAATTTCCAATCTCTGTGCCAATTTTTCAACTGTTTTTCTCTTTTGAAAGCATCATCAATATTTTCAAAATACTCAAAGTAAATTAATTTATCCAAATGATTTTTTGCCGTAAAACTTGTTGGGTTTATTCTGTTTTTATGCTCTTCGATTCTTCTAAAAAGATTATTTGTTGCTCCAATATAAATCATACTGTTGTTTTGACCTGTTAAAATATAAACAAATCCCTCTCTCGTTCACTCTCCCTAGTTTACCCTGAAACAAGTTCAGGGATACTGTTTTTTCAGTATATCCTGAATTAATTTCAGTATCAGGGCTTCCGTTTTCTTCATTTTTGATACATGCTGAACTTGTTTCAGTATCATTTCAAGTCACGGACACAAACAGCAAAGCGATTGTATGTCTGAAATTCCAAATAGTCGTTCCCATTGTTGAAATAGACACTCCAAGAGTTGGAACTATTACTTTTTATTATGGTTTGTGACCAATGCCAATCGCTTTTCAAGTTGAAAAAGTTTGAGTCAATTGCAGGATCTCTTTTTGAACGATCCGCAAGATAATAAAGCTCTTCAATTGTTGGAAGTCGAAAATCTGAATATCCATCAATTGATAAATTTTGACAATATCTTTTGGCACTCTTCCAATTCATTTGATTTGAAGAACTCTTTTTTGTCCAAACAAGATTTGTGTAGTTGTCTTTGACAAGATTTCTTGAAAATTTTGAATAGCTTCTTTTTCCTTTGAAAATCCGTTTGTCCCACTCACCTTTTTTTGCTTTTGAACTTTGAGAAACATAACCAGAAGAAGTGCCTCCAATTTTGTCAAGTGAAACATCAAAAGAGCTATCACTTTGTAAATCAACTGTAACCAATTTTGTGTAGTAGCCAGACCGTTTCACCTTGATTTTGTATTTTCCTCTTTCAAGCAAAATTCCATCTCGATATTTTGGTTTGATTTTCATAATATAAACTTGGCTATCTCTTGGATAGGGATTTATTGTTAAAGCTACTTTTGATTTTACAAGTTTTGCTATGAATTTTGTATCTTTGGAAATTGTGATATTTTTTGAAACTGTTTCGTATCCAGATTTTGAGACTTCCACCCGATAATTTCCACTTTCTAAAAGATCACCATTTTGGAAACGATTTCCATCAACTCGAATTTGGAAACCTGAAACATTGCTAGAAACTGTCAAGAAAAATTCATCTCGTTCCTCATTTGAAGCTGTAAAAGTTGTTTTTCCTGAAACTCCACCAGCAGAAATAAGCTCCTCTTCACTCGGCAACTTGAAATAGAAATCACCCCGAATTAAATTGTGTGTTACGGGTGTCTGCTTTCCATCTGTTTTTTGATAAACATCTTTCCGAACTGCTTTGAAAAATCGTTCGATTGTTTGTGGAGTCTCAATATTTTTGACAAAAGCATCAGCAAATGGTGAAAGTTTTCCATCTCCATCGTGTGCAACTTTTCCACTCTCGGCAGAATAGGCTATGAAAGTTCCAGAAGCTGAAAAAGAGGCTAATCCACCTCTCTTTTTGTTTCGAGTTGATCTGTATGGATTTTCCCGACAAGCATCAATCACGGCAATATTTAGCCGTTTTCCTGTCTCATTCATCGATTCGATAATTGGGTTGAGTGGAGTTGAACGATACGGAACATATTTTTCATCAGAAACTGAAATATCATTTGGAATTAGATAGTTGATTCCATTCACTTCAATTCCGTGTCCTGCAAAATAGAAGAGTCCGACACCCTCTTTTTGAGAACGAAGAAGTGAATAGAATTTTCCTAGTTTCTCTTGCAATTCCAAATCTGAAATATTGTGTGCCTCGATAACTGTGAAGTCTAAAGCTCGTAGTTTTTTTGCAACTTTTTTGACATCATTTATCGGATTTTTGAGCTTGTCAAAATAGTTGCTTTTGGAATAGGAACTGTTTCCAACAACGAGTGCCACTTTTGGCTCAGCTTTCATTTTCAACCTCATCGCACGGTCAAGTGAAAAAAGTGATGAAAAAACTAAAATAGTTAAGAGAAAAATTCTCATAAAACCTCCTTAAATTTGTTAAAATTATAGAATATCCAAAGTTTTTAAAGTAATACCTTTATCCTAAAAGCCTTATATCCCCATAGCTAATAGGGGCTTTACGGCTTGTTTTGTAAAATTCATTATTCGACTTAAAACTTATTGTATGCAAAAAAATCCTTTTGGTAATATTTCAAGTATTACATCGAAAAATCAAATAAAAGGTTTAAAATGAAAATGCTATTTTTTGGAATCCTGTTTTTAAGTTCAATTTTTGCAAACTCATATTCTGCAATCGGCTACGGCGAAAATTTAAATGAAGCAAAAAATGATGCTCTCTCAAATTTAAGCATGAATATTCATTCGGAAGTCGATACCACTTTCAAAAAAGTTACCGTTGTTCTTGGTGATGATTTTGAAAAAGAGAGTGGGCAAAATATAAAAATATCTTCAAATTTACCAATTTTAAATCCGAGTTTTTCTGAACCAAAATTTAAAGATGGTGCTTGGAAAATTACGGCAAAACTCCATAAAAAAACCTCATCAAAAAAATATATTTCTGAATTGAAAAATATTCAAATTGAAATTGAAAAAGGTTTGCAACTTTCCAAAAAACGAAAAGGAGAGAAAAAAGAGCAAATTCTTTTAGAGACTTTAGAGCATTTTAATAAGTTTCAGAAATATTCACTTGTTGCCCGTCAATTGGGAATTCCAAATATTCCAATTCTCCGTATTACAAAAGTTGAGATTGAAGAGAAAATGGCTGACACAATTAATGAAACTGGAAAATTTATCACAACAAATTTGAAAATCGATCTCAAAACAGAACCAAACAAACACGATTTTATTGTTGGTGAAGAGCTAAAACTATATATAAAATTCTCCAAAAGTTCATATTTTTATATTGTAAATCATTCTCTCCCAAAAAATAAAAAATCTATCTCCTATTTGATGGAGCTAAATCCTTTTGAAGATGGTCGAAAACAGTTTGTTCAAAAAGTTGAGAACGATGAGGTCGGAAAATGGATCTCTTTAGGAGAATTTGAAATTTCTGATCCAATTGGAAAAGAGTATCTTGAGATTTTTGGAAGTCCAAGAGAATTTACAAAACGAGATTTCCCACCTTACAAATATAATTCAGATGAAAATTTGTATCTTTTGACAGGAAAAGGAATTATCACTAATTTTAAGAAAACTCGGAAAATGAGAAAAAAATTTCCCCGAGCAACTTTCTATTTTAAATCAGAAAATTAAAAATAATTCTAAAACAATCTCAGAACTTCTCCGAGAAAAATCAAAATCTAAAACCTGTTTTTTTACTCTCTTTTTCTGATAAAATTTGCTTAAAAAAAATTGAGAACAGAGTTGAGTTTTGAGTATGCAAATAAGCTTGGAAAAGAAGGAATTCCATTTATAATTATCGTGTCCTACGACAAGAGTGAAGTTTTTGTTTCACCACTTTCTGAATTAAAAAATCACGATATTGAGTTTTTTATTTCTCAAAATAATCTTAAACAGAGAGAAATTGAACATAAAATTTTCTCACCAGATTTCTCAGAATACAAAGAAAGATTTGAAAAAATTATCACTGGAATCAAACGGGGACACACATATGTTTCAAATTTGACAGAAGAGAGTCGAGTAGAAATTGATAGTAATTTGAGAGAGATTTTTGAGTTCTCAAAGGCAAAATATAGAATTCGTTTTGGTGATAAATTTGTATCTTATTCGCCAGAGACATTTATAAAAATAAAAAGTGGAAAAATAGAGACTTATCCCATGAAAGGGACACTTGACGGTTCGATAGAAAATGGTGAAGAGATTCTGCTGAAAAATGAGAAAGAGTTTGCCGAACATGTGATGATTGTTGATTTACTGAGAAATGATTTAAATATGGTCTCAAAAAATGTCAGAGTTGAAAAATTTCGTGAAATTGAAAAAATCGTTTCAGGAAATAAGTCGCTCTATCAAATGAGTTCAAAAATAATTGGTGAATTGGAAATCGGTTGGGAAAGCAGAATTGGAACAATTTTAGAAAAAATCCTACCAGCAGGAAGTATAACTGGAACACCGAAAGTCAAAACACTAGAAATTATCGATGAGGTCGAAAACCATAAACGAAATTTTTTCACTGGAGTTTTTGGAGTTTTTGATGGAAAAGAGTTTGACAGCGGTGTTATGATTCGTTATCTTGAAAAACGAAACGGAGAATTTTTCTATAAAAGCGGTGGCGGAATCACACTCGATAGCAAAGCAGAAGATGAGTTTGATGAAGTTCTAAAAAAAATATATCTCTGGTAATTTTCTCCCTTTTTGTAAAAAATTTCCCTAAAATTTTCACTTTAAAAAATTTAACGATAAAATAATTATATTTTAATTGGAGAAGTTTATGAGTGCAGAGGCAAAAGTAGGTTTTTTTGTCGTTGTTGGAGCTGTTATGCTATTTTTACTAACGACACAAGTGAATACTTTTAAAAACATGAATGAAGAGGGCTACATTGTAGAGGCTTATTTAAAAGATTCGACGGGTTTAGGGAAAAACACAAAAGTTAAAATGAACGGTATCGACATCGGCTGGATTGAATCGCTTAAAATGGAATCTGATTTTGTTTCAGTGAAGATGTTTATCAAGAGTGTTTATAAAATTCCAGATGATTCTGAAATTATTCTTGTTCAAGAAAACCTACTCGGTAGTAAGATTGTTTTGATTCAAAGAGGAGCTAGTCAAATGACTCTAAAAGAGGGTGGGATTATTAAAAAATTCCAAACTTACTCCTCTTTTGAAGAGACAAGTAACTCTATTTACAAAACATCTGAGGAGTTTAGAACACTTGCAAAAGAGTTAAGAGATACGGTAAATCAAGAGAGTCGAAAAGATTTTTCTGATGCGATTAGCAATTTAAATCTACTTCTTCTTGAGATTCGTGAAATTGTTGCTGAAAACAGAAATGGAATAAGAAATAGTGTTGAAAACATAGAGATTACAACCGCAAGACTTCCTGAAGTAGTTGATGCACTTGAAAAGACTCTACAAAAATATGAGAAAGTTGGTCAAACTCTTGATGTAGAAATTGCTGATATTTCAACACAGGCACAGAGTCTAATTCGGGAATTAAATTCAACAGTTGCGGAAAATCGAGAACCGATTAAAAATACACTGACATCAGTTGATGGATTTTTCTCAAAAGGTCAAGAGTCGATAGACAAAATTGACAAAATTATAGAATCTATTTCAGAAGCGGAACTACAATTTGCGATGAGGTCAGAATTCAACAGTTATGATAGCTCTTACTCTAGCTATGTAGATATTGCATATTTGCCAAATCCAGAAACTTATTATCTTTTTGGACTTACAGCAACAAAAGATCGTTCAGTTGAAGACAGCGGAAATATTCATGAAAGTAGCAAAACTCTATTTTCTGTAATGTATGGAAAAAGATATTCTGATTGGCTTTTCCGAGCTGGACTTATTGAGAGTCAAGGTGGAATTGGTATTGATAAATTTTTAATGAATGACAATTTAAAAATCTCCGCAGAGCTTTTTGACTTTAATGCCGTTAATAACCTAGCAAATGAGAGAGCAAATTTACGAACAACAATGCGATACAGAATTTATGATCACCTCGACCTTTTTGTTGGTGGAACAAATCTCTTAAATGAACAGAGAGGCTTGACTTTTGGACTCGGATTCTACTTTATAGACAACGATTTAAAATCAATGGTTGGATTAGCAGGAACAAGATTTTAGATGAATAAAATTGAAACTTCAAAAATTGAAAAAGCAATCTCAACTCAAACAAAATGGCTAATTAGTAGTGCGGGAGTTCTTATTTTGTCAATGAAACTTTTAGATATTTTTGTAAAGTAGTTTTTTGGTAGAAATTTTTCAATACGAATTTATGCAACGAGCATTTATCGTTGGCGGAATAATTGGATTTGTCGCACCGTTTCTCGGAATTTTCATAGTTTTAAACCGATACTCGATGTTGGCAGATACACTCGCACACATATCACTTCTTGGTGTCGCTTCTGGAATTGCAATTGGAGTTTCACCAACAGCAACAACACTTTTTGCTGTTTTATCGCTCTCAATTTTTATCGAGTATTTAAGAACTAGATACCAATTCTATTCAGATTCTCTGCTTTCACTTTTTCTGTCAGTTTCACTTTCACTCTCAATTGTGATTGTGAGCCTAAGCGACAATTTTAATGTTTCACTACTTTCGTATCTTTTTGGATCAATTCTAACATTGAAAGAGAGTGATATTTGGATAGTCGGAATAACAGGATTTGGGATTATATCTTTTATGCTTTTCCGAGTTCACCACTTGCTATCTTTGACTTTTGATAGTGAAATTGCAAAAGTTAGCGGAGTGAAAGTAGCGATTTTAAATTTCTCTTTTCTTTCGCTTGTTGCAATTCTCATAGCATTCAGTATAAATATAATTGGTTCGCTTCTTATTGGAGCAATGATTGTTATTCCTGTTGTTTCTGCTCTGCAATATCGACAAGGTTTTTTTGCAACACTCTTAATTGCAATAATTTTTTCAATTTTTTCAGTTTTTCTTGGCTTGATAATCTCTTTTTTCTTCTCAATTCCTAGCGGTGCAACAATTGTTTTAAACTCAGCAATAATTTTTCTTATTTCACTTTTGATAAATCGAAAAAGGTAATTTTTTAATTCTCTCTCTTTTGCCGAATATGGTTAAAAAAGAGAAAATTTGAAAATTGGATTTTTAAGTAGCTTAGATTTAAATTTGTATCTATTTCGTCTTGATATTATGAAAAGACTTTTGAGAGATGGACACGAAGTTATAGCGATTGTTCCTCACGGAGACCATTTCGATAAAATTGGCGAGATAGGTGTTAAAATGGTGGATTACTCACTTTCGCGGGGTAGTCTTTCTCCCATTAGTGCGACCTCATCGATATTAGAACTTTCAAAAATTCTGAAATCCCTAAATTTAGATTTACTTCACACTTTTACAGTGAAACCAAATATTTTTGGGACTTTTGCAGGAAAAATAGCGGGTGTTCCTAAAATAGTAAATTTGGTCGAGGGTCTCGGCTCTTTCTATATTGATAATTCTCTAAAAAGCAAAATTGTCCGAAAAATCATCGAAACATCCTATAAAATTTCATTCCGTTTCGCTCAAAAAGTTATTTTTGTAAATAGTGACGATCCAGAATATTTGGAATCAAAAGGCATTATTCCAAAAGAGAAAATTCATATTATTAAATCTGTTGGTGTTGATACTGATTTTTACCAAATGAAAAATGTAAGCGATGAGGTTCAGAGAAATCTTCGTGAAAATCTAGGGATTACAAACCAAAAAGTAATAATTATGATTGCTCGTGCAATTCTTCACAAAGGAACTCTTGATTTTTACAAATCTGCGGAAATTCTGAAAGAGCAAAATTATAAATTTCTGTTTGTTGGCGGACTTGATGAAGGAAACAAATTTGGAATGAGTCGAGATTTTATGAATTCAGGGAATGTAAATTGGTTGGATTTTCGGAATGATATTCGCGAACTTATTGCAATTTCTGATTTGGTTGTGTTGCCAAGTTATCG
This genomic stretch from Thiovulum sp. ES harbors:
- a CDS encoding ABC-type transport system involved in resistance to organic solvents, periplasmic component (PFAM: mce related protein~TIGRFAM: virulence factor Mce family protein) yields the protein MSAEAKVGFFVVVGAVMLFLLTTQVNTFKNMNEEGYIVEAYLKDSTGLGKNTKVKMNGIDIGWIESLKMESDFVSVKMFIKSVYKIPDDSEIILVQENLLGSKIVLIQRGASQMTLKEGGIIKKFQTYSSFEETSNSIYKTSEEFRTLAKELRDTVNQESRKDFSDAISNLNLLLLEIREIVAENRNGIRNSVENIEITTARLPEVVDALEKTLQKYEKVGQTLDVEIADISTQAQSLIRELNSTVAENREPIKNTLTSVDGFFSKGQESIDKIDKIIESISEAELQFAMRSEFNSYDSSYSSYVDIAYLPNPETYYLFGLTATKDRSVEDSGNIHESSKTLFSVMYGKRYSDWLFRAGLIESQGGIGIDKFLMNDNLKISAELFDFNAVNNLANERANLRTTMRYRIYDHLDLFVGGTNLLNEQRGLTFGLGFYFIDNDLKSMVGLAGTRF
- a CDS encoding anthranilate/para-aminobenzoate synthase component I (PFAM: chorismate binding enzyme) translates to MSFEYANKLGKEGIPFIIIVSYDKSEVFVSPLSELKNHDIEFFISQNNLKQREIEHKIFSPDFSEYKERFEKIITGIKRGHTYVSNLTEESRVEIDSNLREIFEFSKAKYRIRFGDKFVSYSPETFIKIKSGKIETYPMKGTLDGSIENGEEILLKNEKEFAEHVMIVDLLRNDLNMVSKNVRVEKFREIEKIVSGNKSLYQMSSKIIGELEIGWESRIGTILEKILPAGSITGTPKVKTLEIIDEVENHKRNFFTGVFGVFDGKEFDSGVMIRYLEKRNGEFFYKSGGGITLDSKAEDEFDEVLKKIYLW
- a CDS encoding glycosyltransferase (PFAM: Glycosyl transferases group 1) — encoded protein: MKIGFLSSLDLNLYLFRLDIMKRLLRDGHEVIAIVPHGDHFDKIGEIGVKMVDYSLSRGSLSPISATSSILELSKILKSLNLDLLHTFTVKPNIFGTFAGKIAGVPKIVNLVEGLGSFYIDNSLKSKIVRKIIETSYKISFRFAQKVIFVNSDDPEYLESKGIIPKEKIHIIKSVGVDTDFYQMKNVSDEVQRNLRENLGITNQKVIIMIARAILHKGTLDFYKSAEILKEQNYKFLFVGGLDEGNKFGMSRDFMNSGNVNWLDFRNDIRELIAISDLVVLPSYREGVPRTLLEASSMGKPIIGTDVVGVREAVDNGENGFLIPIESPKILSEKISQILENENLQKEMSDKSRQKAVSEFEIQNIVEKYIKFYSNII
- a CDS encoding putative endonuclease containing a URI domain (PFAM: GIY-YIG catalytic domain); translated protein: MIYIGATNNLFRRIEEHKNRINPTSFTAKNHLDKLIYFEYFENIDDAFKREKQLKNWHRDWKFNLIKEKNPNFDEINLNDLF
- a CDS encoding ABC-type Mn2+/Zn2+ transport system, permease component (PFAM: ABC 3 transport family); protein product: MVEIFQYEFMQRAFIVGGIIGFVAPFLGIFIVLNRYSMLADTLAHISLLGVASGIAIGVSPTATTLFAVLSLSIFIEYLRTRYQFYSDSLLSLFLSVSLSLSIVIVSLSDNFNVSLLSYLFGSILTLKESDIWIVGITGFGIISFMLFRVHHLLSLTFDSEIAKVSGVKVAILNFSFLSLVAILIAFSINIIGSLLIGAMIVIPVVSALQYRQGFFATLLIAIIFSIFSVFLGLIISFFFSIPSGATIVLNSAIIFLISLLINRKR
- a CDS encoding hypothetical protein (PFAM: Caspase domain; Protein of unknown function (DUF1566); PEGA domain); this translates as MRIFLLTILVFSSLFSLDRAMRLKMKAEPKVALVVGNSSYSKSNYFDKLKNPINDVKKVAKKLRALDFTVIEAHNISDLELQEKLGKFYSLLRSQKEGVGLFYFAGHGIEVNGINYLIPNDISVSDEKYVPYRSTPLNPIIESMNETGKRLNIAVIDACRENPYRSTRNKKRGGLASFSASGTFIAYSAESGKVAHDGDGKLSPFADAFVKNIETPQTIERFFKAVRKDVYQKTDGKQTPVTHNLIRGDFYFKLPSEEELISAGGVSGKTTFTASNEERDEFFLTVSSNVSGFQIRVDGNRFQNGDLLESGNYRVEVSKSGYETVSKNITISKDTKFIAKLVKSKVALTINPYPRDSQVYIMKIKPKYRDGILLERGKYKIKVKRSGYYTKLVTVDLQSDSSFDVSLDKIGGTSSGYVSQSSKAKKGEWDKRIFKGKRSYSKFSRNLVKDNYTNLVWTKKSSSNQMNWKSAKRYCQNLSIDGYSDFRLPTIEELYYLADRSKRDPAIDSNFFNLKSDWHWSQTIIKSNSSNSWSVYFNNGNDYLEFQTYNRFAVCVRDLK